From the candidate division Zixibacteria bacterium HGW-Zixibacteria-1 genome, the window CGTCATTCGAGCCTGGGTTTTAAAAATCCAGTTGACTTCGAACGGGCGGCTACCCTATCTTAACTATGTGTCCATTTTTTTAGGGGAAGACCAAATCGATATCATCTATTGTTATATGTTCGGTCTTTGTCCTATCACGTGGCAGCTTAACCTGAATAATTTCGCGTGGCATTGGATTTCTTTTTGTAGCTATCTGGGATATTTTGCTAGGTGTTTCTGTCAACCTTAAAATCTGTTCCTTATGTGCGGCAATATGCGAAAGTTTCTCGTATCCGATCTCTTCATCTACTCTGACCTGTTTTATAATTTGGCTTTTGACCAACTTTATTCCTTCTTCAAGAATTCTCTTACGTGGCAAATCTGTCAATTTCATCAATTCAGTAACACTTTTTGCGTTCTTTTTACCAAAGTAAATTTGACGGAATACTAACGTTCTTTGTGGCGATCGGGACAACGACTTTGCGACCCCCGTTATTATTTCTTCCCTATTTGATGAAAGGTCCACAACCTGTTGTGGCATAACTTATTTCTTCCTTTTTGATTCACCCAATATTTGACTTACACGCCCTTGACTTATACCCATTGCCTTTCCAATTAATGTAACATTGACGCCGGCATTTTTTAATTGCAGAGCCAGGAGGTGCTTAATTGCCTCCAGTTCTTTCTTTAAATCTTGAAAGTTTTTTAAAATTTCTTTGGCATCTTTTTCTTCCATTTTAATCAACTCCTCTTTAATTTCTTCATGGGCATCATATGCCTAATCGTGCTTGCATCAATTTCCAGTATATCGCCCAATAGACTGGAATCGACACCATCTCTTATTAAAATCACCATTAACAGTTTTCTTATCTTCATCAACTCCTCCAGCTCTTTTGCAACTTTTTTCTCATTTCCTTTTTTTACTTTTACCATCTAAACCTCCAATCATATTTGGCGTTTGAGAATTATCTAAGTCCAATTCTATTCGCATCTATGAACCAATTGCGCAACCGACTATAAAAATATATAGATACATTATTCCTTAATCAACAAAAAATTTAACAAAATAGGCAGGATCGATTTCCCTCCGTTGACGGGATTGCGGATCCTGCCCTATTCATTAGATTCCCGTCTGCACGGGAATGACAAACTTGGATTTTTATAAAACGCTACTTCTTCCCGTACTTGGCGATGCCCTCTTTGTACAGGTTGCCGCCGTGGCAGTCGAGGGCTACGATGGCCGGGAAATCTTTCACGGTCAGCTTGCGGATCGCTTCGGCGCCAAGGTCATCATAGGCGATAACTTCAGCGGCGGTGATCGATTTCGAAATCAGCGCTCCGGCGCCGCCAACGGCGGCAAAATAGACCGCTTTGTGTTTTTTCATCGCCTCGACCACTTCGGCGCTCATCTCGCCCTTGCCGATCATCCCCTTTTGGCCGACGCCGATCACTTTGGGGGTATAGGCGTTCATGCGGTATGATGTCGTCGGGCCGGCCGAGCCGATCACCTGGCCCGGTTTGGGCGGGGTCGGACCGGCAAAATAAATAATCTGACCGGTGACGTCGAACGGAAGTTTCTCGCCCTTGTCGATCAGATCGACCAACCGCTTGTGGGCGGCATCACGGGCGGTGTAGATGGTCCCGGTTATCAGGACATTATCGCCGATTTTCAAATCCTTGACCACTTTATCGGTCAGCGGCGTGGTGATATATATTTTCTCTGACATAGTCTGTATCTCCAAATCTTTACTGGCTGTTAAAGGATCACTTCTTTATGCCGCGCGGCATGGCACTGCGTATTGACCGCGACCGGCAGGCTGGCGATATGGCACGGGTGCACCTCGACATGCACGTCGAGCGCGGTGGTCGTTCCACCCAGTCCCTGCGGGCCGACACCCAGCTTGTTGATTTTTTCCAGAAGTTCCAGCTCGAGATCGGCATAGAATTTATTGGGATGGCGGTCGCCGACTTTGCGAAGCAGTGATTTTTTGGCAATCATGGCGCATTTTTCGAAAGTGCCGCCAATGCCGACGCCGACAATGACCGGCGGGCAGGGATTACCGCCGGAACGGAGAACGCGATCGATCACGAATTCCTTTACGCCCTGAATACCGTCGGATGGTTTCATCATTCTCACTTCGGACATATTTTCCGAGCCGCCCCCCTTGGGCGCTATCGTAATTTTCATTTTGTCGCCGGGAACGATCTGCGTATGAATGACGGCCGGGGTGTTGTCGCCGGTGTTCTTGCGCTCGATCGGATCACTCAGCACCGATTTGCGCAGGTAGCCGTCCTTGTAGCCGCGGCGGATGCCTTCGTTGAGGGCATCTTCATAATTGCCGACGACGATGTGCACATCCTGCCCCAGTTCCACGAACAGCACGGCATAACCGGTATCCTGGCACATCGGGGCTTTTTCGTCATAGGCAATTTTGGCATTGTCGATAATCTGCTGCAGAATATCTTTTCCAACCGGGGACGCTTCCACTTTTTTGGCAGACACCAGCGAATTAATCACATCCTCGCCAAGATCGGTGGCGGCATCCATAGTCAGTTTCCTTACCGCATCGATAATCGTGTCGGTCTTAATCTCACGCATATACTTTCTCCATTATTCTTAGTACACAAGCAATATTGCATTCATATATTATTTTACACGCCGGAGCGTAATTGTTCACTGTACTTTTCAATATTTTTGATTCTCTTGCTTAAAGCCGGATGATCATAGAACCAGAATTCGATAAAAGCGGGCGGTTCCGGATCGCTCAGGTTGTAGGCGGTCAGTTTCTCGAAAGTAATCCGGGCCTCATCGACCGTCACCCCGGCCAGGCGAAAGCCATATTCATCGGCATTGTATTCATGAAAACGGCTGATGCCGTTGGTGACCGGGTTTAGTAAAAAGCTGAAGACAATAATAAATAAAAATAATAACGGCAGGCTGGAAACACTGCCGAACCGGTCAAAACCGAATCGCCGGCTGTTCTTTCGAATTAGGCCCGGCAACAGCCTGTTCGCCAGATATGCTGCGACAAATATTATTATGATGGCGATAAGAAGACCCTTCCAGATATGAAGCATCTTGTAATGCCCGATTTCATGGCCCATGACATATTTCAACTCACCGGTGGTCAGGGCATTGATCATATTGTCATATAGGACAATCCGCTGCGTCGCAAACATCCCGGTAAAATAAGCATTGAGTTTGTTCGACTGTTTTGAAGCATCGACCTCATAAACATCGGGATCTTTGATGCCGGCCCGATTCGCCAGTTGGATCATCTCCGTCTCAAGATTCTTATCCTTGAGCGGTTCGAATTTGTTGAACATCGGTGAGATGACAACCGGGACGATGACAATCAGCAAGACGGCGAAGGGGACGGCAAGGATGGAAAAATAAAGCCACCATCGCCTTGATTTGTTGATAAGCCAATACAAAACCGAGACTATGATGAAAATCAGGACAAAGGCAACCGCCTGTGATTTCAGGCCGTCAATGAGCCATTCGGAGAAGGTTTGATTGGAAAAACCATAATTATGCTCGACGGAAAACTCGATATAGTAGCTGACCGGGAAATAGATGATGTACATGACGATCATGAAAAAGAGGACATAAAAGAAATATGTAAAAAACTTCTTCCGCGAGATTGCCTCGGCCCATCGGCGCATCCGGCCCGAAAGTCCGGAATACAATATGGCCAGGAGGACAATGATATCAAAAAAGAAGCTTATAAAGCGCCAGATATTCTTGTGAAGGGAGTATGAGGCCAGGAGCTCTTTCCTTTCCGGTGACATCGGGTAAACCGGCTCGGATGATTCGGCCGTGGTCGTGATTTCGGCAGCAGCCGGGTTGGCGACAGCCGATGAGTCGATATTTTGGGTTTCCGGTCTTTCTTCGGTTCCAGTGGCCGGCCCTGCCCCCAGGAAGACCAATAACAATAAAGCTGCAAATACGACGATTTTCATGGCATTGACTCCTCGAATTTAACAAAGCGATAATAGTCAATGGAGGGCATAAAGTCAACCGGGTGTCGGGCCGAATAATATTGTCCTCATCAGGAAATTCTCTTTTCTTTTTTGGGGCAAACATTATATTGGGCCATGAAATACACCGGTGAATTCGCCGCCCTGACCACAGCCGTGCTGTGGTCGTTTACTTCGATCTTTTTCACGTCAGCCGGCCGAAGAATCGGCTCCCTGCACCTGAACAAATTCCGAATTCCTTTTGCCGCCGTCTTTCTGGCCATAATGCTTTTGATAACCAGCGGCCGGCTTCTGCCCGGCGGCATCAGCGGTCAATCATATATGTATCTGATTGTGAGCGGCATAATCGGGCTCTCGCTTGGCGATCTCTGCCTTTTTTCGGCCTTTATCTCGATCGGAACCAGGATGACACTGCTGGTTTTCTCGGTCTCTCCCATCATAACGGCCGTCATTGCCTGGTTTTTGATCGGTGAAACACTGGGATTTTACCCTATAGCCGGCATTGTTCTGACTATTTCGGGAATCGCCTGGGTAACGGCTGAAAGACAGCCGGTCAATAACCGTTCGATACAATCGGACGGGAAAAAGGGATTTGGAATCTTAATGGCGGTTTGCGGGGCGGCCGGCCAGGCTATCGGCCTGGTTTTGGCCAAAGCCGGGATGGCCGGGACATTGGATCCGCTTCCGGCGACTTTTATCCAGATGATAGCCGCGACCGGGGCAATCTGGCTGATTGGGATGTTTCGGGGTGATAATATCGAAACGATTAAAAAAGCACGCGATCGTCGTGCCATGCTTCTGGCGCTGGGCGGATCGATTTGCGGCCCGTTTCTTGGGGTCTGGCTGTCGCTGGTGGCCATAAAATACACAGCAACCGGCATTGCGGCGGCTATCATGGCGACCGTTCCGGTTTTGGTTATCCCTTTGGTAATCTTAATATACCATGAAAAGGTAACTATCCGGGCGGTCCTCGGGGCGGTCATTACGACGGCCGGAGTAGCCCTTCTTTTTCTTACATGATTTTTTTGTATAGAAGACTATATTTATCCAATTTATCCATCAGGTTTTTCCAACAATCCGTATAAATAAATGAAGTCACCTAGACTTCCTTTAGCTTGCCTCTCTAGTCAACATGGCCGCCGGTTTTCCGGCGGCCTTTTGCATTGTCTTCGTTCGTAATCGAACAAAATCCACTATTCCGACCAATCGAAATTGGTAATATCAATTATTTACTTTTGATGAAATCATATCCCGGGCGTCCTATTCTTAGACATTGAAATTTTCATTTTCCGGGAGACAATATGCAGTTCGTTAAACGACTTATTGTTATCCCCTCATTGATGTTTGCACTCATGCTTATCCTGACAGCCTCGGGATCGAGCCGCGAAGCTCTTGATGCCGCTGATGCGTTCACATCGGTCGGCAAATATATGACCGATGTCCCTTATGTAACCGTGGGGGTGCATAATGTCGGGAAGATCGGCCTGACCATTACGAATCAGGGCAGTTTTGGCACCGGTTTCATCGATCGTGGCGGCAATGTCAATGATCCCCTGACCGGATTTCGAGCGCCTTCCTGCACTTATCCTTTTCCCGGCAACCAGCAATATCTCTTTGCCGGGGCCTTCTGGATCGGGGCCGTTGTCGGCCGGGATACACTGGTTTCGACCGGAGCGGAGGGATGGATATTTATCCGCAAGATGTGGCGCGACACCGCGAGAATCCATAAGATATATCCCGACCAGCCGCCGCCGGGAACTCTCGATCTTGATTCGGCAGCGGTTTATTTTCCCGATGATCTGACACCGGAGGGAGAGCTAAAATATTATGAATACGAGTTTGTGCTGGATAATATTCTTCCATCGCAATTGTATTATGTTTCGGTGACCGCTTTTGACTATGGCGCCCCCGGAAGCGGGCTGATGTCACTGGAAAGCAGCCCGACCAAGAATATGGTGGCCGAATATGCGCAAAATCAAACAAGCAAGGTCGAGTCGGAAGGATTAAGTGTTATAGTGTATCCAAACCCTTACCGTATTGACGGCAATTATCGAAGCGCTGGCGGGGGCTTTTTCGAGGGGCGCGGACAGGAGACATTGCCCGATGACCGGGTCAGGGCCGTTCACTTTACCAATCTGCCGCATAAATGCACTATCAGGATTTTCACGATCGACGGGGATCTGGTTCGGGAGATTGATCACGATTATCCGCCCGACAGCCCACAAAGTATGCATGATATCCGGGATATAGTCACCCGCAACACCCAGTCTCCTGTTTCGGGAATATACTATTACTCGGTTGAATCGGAATACGGGAGCCAGATCGGCAAAATGGTGCTGATAATGTGAAGGATTAATATCATATTATAAAATGACTTCCTGTCGAAAAAGGCGGCCCGGGGCCGTCTTTTTCATTTAACTGTCACTCATAAGTTGACATCTCTCAACAAAAAGTATATTTATAAGGGACGAGCTTGTTGCAATAACCCATCTTATGAGGCAGCCGAAAGAATATGTCTCATCTGCAAAATAAGGCGCTGTTAATATTACTGCTTTTGCTGATATCCATACTCGATTTTTCAGCGGTCTCGGCCAGAAATCTTTACCGAACGGAAAGGCCGACTGCTCCGACTACCCCGGTCGGGAAAACGGCTCTGGATGCACCGTACGTATCTTACGCCATACATGATATAAATAAACTTGGCCTGACAATTACTAACATCGGAAGTATCGGGACCGGTTTTATCGGTGAGGAAGTGGTCGGCGCCGCGGCGCCATCGGGAATATACCTGTATCCGGGACGTCTGAAGCACATCTTCGGCGGCGCTTTCTGGATCGGGGCGGTGGTCGGGCGCGATACGCTGGTTTCGGTCGGTGCCGACGGCTGGCAGCTTACCCGCGAGATGTTCCCCGATCCATATCCCCGGGGGGAAATCAAAGAAGCATCCATTCTAAATACGGACGATGTTGAGGCGCTCTCGGAGCAGGATTTTATCGCCATTTACACCGATACCCTGACCAATCCATCCTATGTGGAAATCGATCCGACCGACGGGCGGCCCCATATCCCGATCAATGTCGAAATCAGCCAGCGTTCGTACGCCTGGAGTTATGCCTATGCGGAAGACTTTATTCTGTTTGATTACTCTATTAAAAATATCGGATATCGGGAAATAAAGAAAGCGTATCTCGGCATATACCTCGACGCCGAGGTTACGCCGCGCAGCGGCAATTATGATGATTTTACCGATGATATCTGCGGTTTTCGGCGTTATGCCGCCTCCGATCAGGGATGCGGCTTTATCGATACGGTCAATATCGCCTGGCTGGCCGACAATGACGGCCGCTCGGCGCCGCCGCCGGCCTGTCCCGGTGGGTTTGAGCTGACCTCGGTGACCGGTATCAGGGTGGTCCGAACACCTTCCGATTCGCTCAAGTACTCCTTCAACTGGTGGATATCCAATCCTGATGCCTCGCTCGATTTCGGCCCGCGACGGATAGGCACGCCGAATGATCCGTTTCGCGATTTCGGCGGGTTTCTCGGCACTCCCGAGGGGGATAAAAATAAATATTATGTGCTGAGGCACGAAGAGTTCGATTATGATCAGCTTTTCAGCGCCGTCGATCAAACGGCCGCCGGCTGGCTGCCGCCATCGGCGCAGGCTCCCGATTTTTCCAATGGTTATGACACCCGCTTTTTGCTGTCATTCGGGCCGTTCGATATCAGCCCGGGCGAGGTGCTTCCGGTCAGTTTTGCCTATGTCGCCGGTGCTAATTTTCACCGCCGCTGCGAAGATTGGGACCAGTATTATCAGCCGTACAATCCGCAGCCATATTCTGACCGGCTTGACTTCACCGACTTTGCCAAGAATGCCATGTGGGCGTCGTGGATCTATGACAACCCCGGCTATGACAGCGACGGCAACGGCTACTTTGGGAAGTACCGTATTTGCGTCTATGACTCAACATTTGTTTTTGATACGGTGTCGATCGATCCGGTTGTGATTGAAACGACCATGGTCTATACCCAGGCCGATACGCTCTGGTATGAAGGTGACGGTGTTCCCGATTTTCGCGGGGCGGCTCCTCCCCCGCCGCCGGTGCTTCGGGTTATGCCGAGTATCGATGAGTTCAATCGCGGGGAATTGCGGGTCCGCTGGAACGGGCTTCGATCGGAAACCGAAAAAGATATCTTCAGCCGGGTGGCCGACTTCGAAGGGTATCGTGTCTATATATCGCTGTCGCAACTGCAATCCGACTTTGTTCTGGTTTCATCGTACGACCGGGATGATTACAACAAATATATCTGGAACGAATCACGCGGCATCTGGGAACTGCGCAACCCGCCTTTTACACTTGATTCACTCCGGGCGCTGTACGGCAGTAATCTCGACCCCACGAGCTTTTCGATCGATCACCGGTTTTACTGGATGGATTCGATCTTTTATTTTGCGGCGCAGGACTGGAACCAGTCGGAATTGAGAGATACGATGGGTATCTACAAGCGGTTTCCGGATCAACCCCCGCCCAGTACACTCATTGTCGATTCGGCGGCGATATATTACCCTGAGGAGTTGACCGAAGACAGCCTGTTAAAATATTATGAGTACGAATATGTTTTCAGAAACCTGCTGCCGTCACAACTGTACTATGTATCGGTGACCGCTTTCGACTATGGTTCACCGACCAGCGGCCTGCTGTCGCTCGAATCGAGCCCGTCGGTGAATATGGTGGCCGAATATGCCCAGAACCGAACCGGTATCGTCGAGGCGGAAGGGCTGAATGTCATTGTTTATCCCAATCCTTATCGTATCGACGGCAATTACCGTTCGGCCGAAGGAGGCGGTTTTGAGGGGCGCGGACAGGAAAGTATGCCGGACGATCGGGTCCGGGCGATTCATTTTACGAATTTGCCGCATAAATGCACTATCAGGATTTTCACCATCGATGGCGATCTGGTTCGCCAGATCGATCATGATTACCCGCCAGACAGTCCGCAGAGCATGCATGACATCTGGGATATGATTACCCGGAACACGC encodes:
- a CDS encoding EamA family transporter, which translates into the protein MGQTLYWAMKYTGEFAALTTAVLWSFTSIFFTSAGRRIGSLHLNKFRIPFAAVFLAIMLLITSGRLLPGGISGQSYMYLIVSGIIGLSLGDLCLFSAFISIGTRMTLLVFSVSPIITAVIAWFLIGETLGFYPIAGIVLTISGIAWVTAERQPVNNRSIQSDGKKGFGILMAVCGAAGQAIGLVLAKAGMAGTLDPLPATFIQMIAATGAIWLIGMFRGDNIETIKKARDRRAMLLALGGSICGPFLGVWLSLVAIKYTATGIAAAIMATVPVLVIPLVILIYHEKVTIRAVLGAVITTAGVALLFLT
- a CDS encoding fumarate hydratase → MSEKIYITTPLTDKVVKDLKIGDNVLITGTIYTARDAAHKRLVDLIDKGEKLPFDVTGQIIYFAGPTPPKPGQVIGSAGPTTSYRMNAYTPKVIGVGQKGMIGKGEMSAEVVEAMKKHKAVYFAAVGGAGALISKSITAAEVIAYDDLGAEAIRKLTVKDFPAIVALDCHGGNLYKEGIAKYGKK
- a CDS encoding fumarate hydratase (Catalyzes the reversible hydration of fumaric acid to yield I-malic acid), which translates into the protein MREIKTDTIIDAVRKLTMDAATDLGEDVINSLVSAKKVEASPVGKDILQQIIDNAKIAYDEKAPMCQDTGYAVLFVELGQDVHIVVGNYEDALNEGIRRGYKDGYLRKSVLSDPIERKNTGDNTPAVIHTQIVPGDKMKITIAPKGGGSENMSEVRMMKPSDGIQGVKEFVIDRVLRSGGNPCPPVIVGVGIGGTFEKCAMIAKKSLLRKVGDRHPNKFYADLELELLEKINKLGVGPQGLGGTTTALDVHVEVHPCHIASLPVAVNTQCHAARHKEVIL